The Bremerella cremea genome has a window encoding:
- the arsD gene encoding arsenite efflux transporter metallochaperone ArsD encodes MSHVQVFDKPMCCSTGVCGPQVDPVLPQFAADLDWLKSQGHQVDRFNLAQQPEAFAQNADVQQILAAQGVECLPLVMIDGQQVSAGEYPSREKLTEWTGTVKKTTSLPLSSSGGCCGGGGGGCCE; translated from the coding sequence ATGAGCCACGTTCAAGTTTTCGACAAACCGATGTGTTGTTCCACGGGCGTTTGCGGACCTCAGGTCGATCCGGTGTTGCCTCAATTTGCAGCCGATTTGGATTGGCTGAAGAGCCAAGGCCATCAGGTCGATCGCTTCAATCTGGCGCAGCAGCCAGAGGCGTTCGCCCAGAATGCCGACGTCCAACAAATTTTGGCTGCTCAGGGTGTCGAGTGTCTGCCATTGGTGATGATCGATGGTCAGCAAGTAAGCGCCGGCGAGTATCCTAGCCGCGAGAAGTTAACGGAGTGGACAGGAACGGTCAAAAAGACGACCTCCCTTCCTCTTTCCTCCTCTGGCGGATGTTGCGGCGGCGGAGGTGGTGGCTGCTGCGAGTAA
- a CDS encoding DUF4956 domain-containing protein, with translation MEFLEVPLFDTDIFKLLVRFGINLLFLTLIVVFGIYPSQRQREFAFTAVMLNIVVFFICFTMKKLELDLGLALGLFAVFGVLRYRTDAIRPKEMTYLFIVIGIAVINSLSNRKTSYAEVVLVNTVIFASTMLKERFVGATPDKKKEKAEELPGETSNGNGKTKEKNGKKEKFEKYALEYDRLEWLGDARREQLLADLKERTGLNVVDYEIKTIDLPQKKATLTIWIKPSEPHVPPQS, from the coding sequence ATGGAATTTCTCGAAGTCCCTCTCTTCGATACCGACATTTTCAAGCTGCTCGTCCGGTTTGGAATCAACCTCCTGTTTCTGACCCTGATTGTGGTTTTCGGGATTTATCCGAGTCAGCGTCAGCGCGAGTTCGCTTTTACGGCGGTGATGCTCAACATCGTAGTCTTCTTCATTTGCTTCACGATGAAGAAGCTGGAACTCGACCTGGGCTTGGCCCTGGGGCTCTTCGCGGTGTTTGGCGTGCTCCGCTATCGCACCGATGCGATCCGCCCTAAGGAGATGACTTACCTGTTTATTGTGATTGGAATCGCGGTGATCAACTCGCTTTCCAACCGCAAGACCAGCTACGCCGAGGTCGTCTTGGTCAACACGGTCATCTTCGCCAGCACGATGCTGAAAGAAAGATTCGTCGGAGCGACCCCGGATAAGAAAAAAGAAAAAGCCGAAGAGCTCCCAGGCGAAACGAGCAATGGCAACGGAAAAACGAAAGAGAAGAACGGCAAGAAGGAAAAGTTCGAGAAATACGCTCTTGAATACGACCGTCTTGAATGGCTAGGAGACGCCCGCCGCGAACAACTACTGGCCGACCTAAAGGAACGGACCGGCTTAAACGTGGTGGACTACGAGATCAAAACGATCGACCTCCCACAAAAGAAGGCAACCCTGACCATTTGGATTAAACCAAGCGAACCTCATGTTCCCCCCCAATCGTAA
- a CDS encoding CotH kinase family protein: MTRLSRQLSLIIVFAVFSSAIYAQPPEGFGGPGGFGGRGGPGGFGGFGGPGGPRGFGPGNREDRKLVKKFDRDENGWLDQKERALAREEAKAEGNNRGGFGGPGGPRGRGGNRPAPEPGPSLSPDEVKLYPDAGMYDADVVRTIFMEFENEDWEKELEDFHGTDVEVPATLTVDGQKYPHVGIRFRGMSSYGMIPSGYKRSFNVSLDLADKDQRLYGYKTLNLLNCASDPSFMSTVLYSHIASQYIPVPKANHVRVVINGESWGVYTNVQQFDKEFLKENYPSSKGTRWKVSGNPGADGGLRYLGEELSEYKSRFDMKSNDGTKAWAALVRLCRTLNETPLDKLEKELEPLLDIDETLKFLALDVALVNSDGYWTRASDYYIFLDNDKKFHIIPHDMNEAFQGGRGPSRGPGGFGGPPPGMGGPGRFGPPGDFGPPRGPRPPEGENNRPEQRPPNQRPEDRGRGGFGRGGEEGGRPPRGRGGFGGFGGPGGPMFGGPGGPGGPGGHGGVELDPLVSVENPRMPLRSRLLALPHLREKYLAYVREIAEKSFAPDQVEPVIQKHAELIAQDVASDTRKLDTLEGFEQATNVKDPGEGSLLDFLKKRREFLLNYQAPEMK, encoded by the coding sequence ATGACGCGACTTTCACGTCAATTAAGTTTGATCATCGTTTTTGCCGTCTTCTCGTCGGCGATCTATGCCCAACCACCGGAAGGCTTTGGTGGCCCAGGTGGATTTGGCGGTCGCGGTGGCCCCGGTGGATTTGGAGGCTTCGGCGGACCAGGAGGGCCACGTGGCTTTGGACCTGGGAACCGAGAAGACCGCAAACTAGTGAAGAAGTTCGACCGCGACGAGAACGGCTGGCTCGATCAAAAAGAACGCGCCCTAGCACGCGAAGAAGCGAAAGCCGAGGGTAACAACCGAGGCGGCTTTGGGGGCCCAGGAGGTCCGCGCGGACGTGGTGGCAACCGGCCTGCCCCGGAACCAGGCCCATCGCTTTCTCCAGATGAAGTGAAGCTGTACCCAGATGCCGGAATGTACGATGCCGATGTCGTGCGGACCATCTTCATGGAATTCGAGAACGAAGACTGGGAAAAAGAGCTGGAAGATTTCCACGGCACCGACGTAGAAGTCCCGGCAACGCTGACCGTCGATGGTCAAAAGTACCCCCACGTTGGCATCCGTTTTCGCGGGATGTCGTCGTACGGCATGATCCCCTCCGGCTACAAGCGCTCGTTCAACGTTTCGTTAGACTTGGCCGATAAAGATCAGCGATTGTACGGTTACAAAACGTTGAACCTGCTTAACTGCGCCAGCGATCCCTCGTTCATGAGCACGGTGCTTTACTCGCACATCGCCAGCCAATACATTCCCGTGCCGAAGGCAAATCACGTGCGGGTGGTAATCAACGGCGAAAGCTGGGGCGTCTATACGAACGTGCAGCAATTCGACAAAGAGTTCCTCAAGGAAAACTATCCTTCGTCCAAGGGAACGCGTTGGAAAGTCAGCGGGAACCCAGGCGCCGATGGTGGCCTGCGTTACCTGGGGGAAGAACTCTCCGAATATAAGAGCCGCTTCGACATGAAGTCGAACGACGGCACGAAGGCCTGGGCAGCTCTGGTTCGGCTTTGTCGCACGCTGAACGAAACACCGCTCGACAAGCTAGAAAAGGAACTGGAACCACTGCTCGACATCGACGAAACCCTGAAGTTTCTGGCCTTAGATGTCGCGCTAGTCAACAGCGACGGCTATTGGACGCGGGCGAGCGATTACTACATCTTCCTCGATAACGACAAAAAGTTTCACATCATCCCGCACGACATGAACGAAGCGTTTCAAGGTGGCCGAGGGCCTAGCCGGGGACCAGGCGGATTTGGTGGACCACCTCCGGGGATGGGTGGCCCCGGCCGCTTCGGACCTCCTGGCGACTTCGGACCTCCGCGTGGCCCAAGGCCGCCAGAAGGTGAGAACAACCGACCAGAGCAACGCCCGCCCAATCAACGTCCAGAGGATCGCGGTCGTGGTGGCTTCGGCCGGGGCGGAGAAGAAGGGGGACGTCCGCCACGAGGTCGTGGTGGATTCGGTGGCTTCGGCGGACCTGGTGGTCCCATGTTCGGCGGTCCCGGCGGTCCCGGCGGTCCTGGTGGGCACGGCGGCGTGGAACTCGATCCGCTAGTTTCCGTCGAGAACCCACGCATGCCCCTACGTAGTCGCTTGTTAGCTTTGCCGCATCTGCGCGAGAAATACTTGGCGTACGTCCGCGAGATCGCGGAAAAGTCGTTTGCCCCAGATCAGGTCGAGCCGGTAATCCAAAAGCATGCCGAGTTGATCGCCCAAGATGTTGCCAGCGATACTCGCAAGCTCGACACGCTGGAAGGTTTTGAGCAAGCCACGAACGTCAAAGATCCCGGCGAAGGTTCGTTGCTCGACTTCCTGAAGAAACGCCGCGAGTTCTTATTGAATTACCAGGCCCCAGAAATGAAGTAG
- a CDS encoding serine hydrolase has product MKTFALAALIAFLTSSFAYADELADKVDPLARPYVESQTVVGMTIGILHQDQTLVRGYGQISAKDTSVPNGQTVYEIGSISKVFTGILLADAMVAGRVSLVTPVDQLLPHGTRMPRREPSQPIRLWHLSTHTSGLPRLPDNLQPANPENPYADYNEERLTQFLAKHQPRKRPGEAMAYSNLGVGLLGNLLARERQVDYETLLRQRITAPLDMADTTIKLQSPQKARLAGPHVAGGSPSGNWDFDSLAGAGGIRSDMDDMLKFAQAQLHPPEGKLGTAIDLAWQIHQQPLNTNDFAKGLGWHVARDGETRWHTGQTGGYHSAIFVNRQQNVAVVILANTATEEIDALAEQLVRMLVGVPEKPRQFPKLVEVPAEIMQRYVGQYQLAPGAVFTVTREDNKLLVGLTGQSTFRVFPRSETEWFYKVVDATLTFHLDKNGQCDSVVLFQNGIRQTAKRISSAD; this is encoded by the coding sequence ATGAAGACGTTCGCACTGGCTGCCCTGATTGCCTTCCTAACCAGTTCGTTTGCCTACGCCGACGAGTTGGCCGACAAGGTCGATCCGCTTGCCCGACCGTACGTCGAGAGTCAAACCGTTGTCGGAATGACCATCGGCATCCTCCACCAAGACCAGACTCTGGTGCGCGGCTATGGGCAAATCTCGGCGAAAGATACCAGCGTGCCGAACGGTCAAACCGTCTATGAAATCGGTTCGATCTCGAAGGTGTTCACCGGCATTCTTTTGGCCGATGCCATGGTCGCTGGCCGCGTCTCTCTCGTAACGCCGGTTGACCAACTGCTGCCCCACGGCACCCGCATGCCGCGCCGCGAACCATCGCAACCGATTCGGCTATGGCACTTATCAACGCATACTTCCGGGCTGCCACGTTTGCCTGACAACCTGCAGCCAGCCAATCCAGAAAACCCCTATGCCGACTACAACGAGGAACGTCTCACCCAGTTTCTGGCCAAACATCAGCCCCGTAAACGGCCCGGTGAAGCGATGGCCTATTCTAATTTGGGTGTGGGTCTGCTGGGCAATCTGTTGGCACGCGAACGGCAGGTCGATTACGAGACGTTGCTACGGCAACGCATCACCGCACCGCTCGACATGGCCGATACAACAATCAAGCTTCAGTCGCCCCAGAAAGCTCGCCTGGCAGGGCCTCACGTTGCCGGAGGAAGCCCCAGCGGCAATTGGGATTTCGATAGCCTGGCCGGTGCTGGCGGTATCCGAAGCGACATGGACGACATGCTTAAATTCGCGCAAGCTCAACTGCATCCTCCCGAGGGCAAACTTGGTACGGCGATTGACCTGGCCTGGCAAATCCATCAACAACCGCTCAACACCAACGACTTCGCCAAGGGGCTCGGTTGGCACGTGGCCCGCGACGGCGAAACGCGTTGGCACACCGGCCAAACGGGCGGCTACCACAGTGCGATCTTCGTCAATCGCCAGCAAAACGTTGCCGTGGTCATTCTGGCCAATACCGCAACCGAAGAGATCGACGCCCTGGCCGAACAACTCGTGCGAATGCTGGTCGGCGTCCCAGAGAAGCCGCGACAGTTTCCGAAATTAGTAGAAGTGCCAGCAGAAATAATGCAGCGCTATGTCGGCCAATACCAACTTGCCCCTGGGGCAGTCTTTACCGTTACGAGAGAAGACAACAAACTGCTGGTCGGCCTGACCGGGCAATCGACTTTCCGTGTATTCCCTCGTAGCGAAACCGAGTGGTTCTATAAAGTGGTCGATGCGACCCTGACGTTTCATCTCGACAAGAACGGCCAATGCGATTCGGTCGTCCTGTTTCAAAACGGCATTCGTCAAACGGCTAAACGCATTTCGTCTGCCGATTGA
- a CDS encoding Lpg1974 family pore-forming outer membrane protein, whose protein sequence is MRYCGLLLICCLGWATPIQAAELFGEFLYWKATEPVDWVLNTNRLPANQYINYEQTVYDFAPGFRVGMSLDGTWNTNLTWTHFRNQTEDTATGKLTAAFLGGKESQPPAPQLYFDRGELEATINYDVIDLDLSRSMEMTNGLRIRPVVGMRAGIIRQSFITSFEASYVSGMTTSQRNIVETAESNFWGIGPKVGIDGEYALLRSSQFEMNLTAGFFVSYLLGDWSLPDETRITQINNGMTSITSQTIQVDSRDFASLSFQSMVGLNVRRGPWSAAVGYEINDWLNQCQIFTDASGPQNNDLLLQGLTANLVWQF, encoded by the coding sequence ATGCGGTATTGCGGTCTCTTACTAATCTGCTGCCTAGGCTGGGCAACGCCGATACAAGCGGCCGAGTTATTCGGTGAGTTCTTGTATTGGAAAGCCACCGAACCAGTCGATTGGGTGCTCAATACCAACCGCTTGCCGGCGAACCAATACATTAACTACGAGCAAACCGTCTACGACTTCGCGCCCGGGTTTCGTGTGGGAATGTCGCTCGACGGTACGTGGAATACGAACTTGACTTGGACCCATTTTCGCAACCAAACCGAAGACACCGCCACCGGTAAATTGACAGCCGCTTTCCTGGGAGGGAAAGAGTCGCAGCCCCCTGCCCCGCAGCTTTATTTTGATCGGGGGGAATTAGAAGCGACGATCAACTACGACGTGATCGACCTCGACTTGAGTCGCTCGATGGAGATGACAAACGGTTTACGAATTCGCCCTGTCGTTGGCATGCGGGCGGGAATCATTCGCCAGTCGTTCATCACGTCGTTCGAGGCCAGCTATGTCAGTGGCATGACAACCTCGCAGCGAAATATCGTCGAGACGGCAGAGAGCAATTTCTGGGGTATCGGCCCCAAGGTGGGCATCGACGGCGAGTACGCTTTGCTCCGTTCGTCACAGTTCGAGATGAACTTGACCGCTGGTTTTTTCGTTTCGTATTTGCTGGGGGATTGGAGCCTGCCAGACGAAACCAGAATTACGCAAATCAATAACGGAATGACGTCGATCACTTCGCAAACCATTCAGGTCGATTCCCGCGATTTCGCTTCGTTGTCGTTTCAGTCGATGGTGGGCTTGAACGTTCGTCGGGGGCCCTGGTCGGCGGCGGTTGGCTACGAGATCAACGACTGGCTGAACCAATGTCAGATCTTTACCGACGCAAGCGGCCCGCAAAATAACGATCTGTTGTTGCAAGGGCTGACCGCCAATCTGGTGTGGCAATTCTAG
- a CDS encoding ArsR/SmtB family transcription factor, with protein MSKCTPNDAACDSSPVKVLPDANADKLADLAWALAHPARVQILRLLIQRETCVCGEIVGQLPLAQSTVSQHLKILKKSGLVQGEVDGPKMCYCVNRETLLELKALVAAL; from the coding sequence ATGAGCAAATGTACTCCCAACGATGCGGCCTGCGACAGTTCGCCGGTGAAGGTATTGCCGGATGCGAATGCCGATAAGCTGGCAGACTTGGCTTGGGCTTTGGCTCACCCGGCCCGAGTGCAAATTTTGCGGCTCTTGATTCAGCGCGAGACCTGCGTTTGTGGCGAGATTGTGGGCCAATTGCCGTTGGCTCAAAGTACCGTTTCGCAGCACTTAAAGATCCTCAAAAAGTCGGGCTTGGTGCAGGGTGAAGTGGATGGACCGAAGATGTGTTACTGTGTGAACCGAGAAACTTTGCTAGAATTGAAAGCGTTGGTCGCCGCGTTATAA